In the genome of Ancylomarina subtilis, one region contains:
- a CDS encoding glycoside hydrolase family 3 N-terminal domain-containing protein yields the protein MILKIPNLKHLVLAIFCFLSLSSYAQSVSLGTEPLSSMFEKDVSWADSIMAGMNQDQRIAQLFMVAAYSNKTSAEEKKILNLIEKFQIGGLIFFQGTPQEQARLTNLYQSKSNLPLWIGMDAEYGLGARLKQTLKFPQQITVGAVQDNHLLFQLGREMAIECRRMGIHVNFAPVLDVNSNPKNPVINSRSYGEGKINVADKGIAFASGLQSGGVVAVGKHFPGHGDTDTDSHLDLPVVDRSREALDDVELHPFKQSIEAGIGGIMVAHLNVPALDKEAKAATLSQPIVTGLLKEELGFKGLVFTDALNMQGVRKFYKPGEVDAKAAIAGNDVLLFSEDVPKAIEEIKAAIARGELSQENINQSCLKILKTKYWLGLNNYKAVESDRLWSGLNTQQGMILRRMLIENAMTVVSNKDDLLPLKQLDTLRIASVAMGARKRNRFQEYLGRYTHIDFYQIDKNASQKQYNTLLKNLESYNLVIVSKHDSNLRASKKFGVTDQTVSFVNSLSKRKKVIFDLFASPYALDFYKKLDRLESIIVSYEDNIETQMASAQIIFGGIGAKGRLPVSVNKDIPEGTGIDTKKNRLGYAYAEQTGFDPSQLKKIDSIALDAIEQKATPGCQILVAHKGRIILDKAYGYHTYKKNVNVKTSDLYDLASVTKVAASLPILMQLVDEGKVDIDGQLGDYLSVAKGTNKDTLVLRKILAHEARLLPWKPFHREAVDTARLRKDLFSRDSSRIYRVKVGNHLFANKNYRFRKSIFSSSASKEYPVQVANHLYIREGYSDTIYKQILATEYRETNGYKYSDLGFILLKKLFEEQLSCSMESYVKKNIYRKLGAGTLGYHPRQRFSLSRIAPTQRDQFFRKQMIKGYVQDPTAAMLGGVAGHAGVFGNAEDLAKLMQMYLQKGSYGGVTFFQPETLEAFSSRAYPDGENRRGIGFDKPFLDRTDTTGPTTTKASPHSFGHTGFTGTMVWVDPDYDLVYVFLSNRVFPDEWNTKLMKMDVRTKIQECLYDAIVPPVLINPIENIVDTTTSYKAD from the coding sequence ATGATTTTAAAGATTCCAAACTTAAAACATTTAGTTTTAGCTATTTTCTGTTTTTTGAGTTTGTCAAGTTATGCTCAGTCCGTTTCGCTGGGTACAGAGCCATTGTCCTCAATGTTTGAAAAAGATGTCTCCTGGGCCGATTCCATAATGGCGGGCATGAACCAGGATCAACGCATTGCTCAGTTGTTTATGGTGGCTGCTTATTCAAATAAGACCTCTGCCGAGGAAAAGAAAATTTTGAATCTGATCGAAAAGTTTCAGATCGGTGGTTTGATATTTTTTCAGGGCACTCCTCAGGAGCAAGCTCGTTTGACCAACTTATATCAAAGCAAATCCAATTTGCCACTTTGGATTGGAATGGATGCTGAATATGGTTTGGGAGCCCGACTAAAGCAAACATTAAAATTTCCGCAACAAATTACTGTTGGAGCTGTTCAGGATAATCATTTACTTTTCCAGTTGGGTAGAGAGATGGCGATTGAATGTCGAAGAATGGGCATTCATGTCAATTTTGCCCCCGTTTTGGATGTCAACAGTAACCCTAAAAATCCGGTTATCAACTCACGTTCATACGGTGAGGGAAAAATTAATGTGGCTGATAAGGGCATTGCTTTTGCCTCAGGCCTTCAAAGTGGAGGTGTTGTGGCCGTAGGAAAACATTTTCCGGGTCATGGGGATACCGATACCGATTCTCATCTCGATTTGCCTGTTGTCGATCGTTCAAGAGAGGCGTTGGATGATGTTGAACTGCATCCGTTCAAGCAATCGATAGAAGCCGGGATTGGTGGCATAATGGTGGCTCACCTGAATGTACCGGCTCTGGATAAGGAGGCCAAAGCAGCAACTCTATCTCAACCTATTGTAACCGGTTTACTAAAAGAAGAATTGGGTTTTAAAGGCTTGGTGTTTACTGATGCTCTAAACATGCAAGGGGTTAGAAAGTTTTATAAACCGGGAGAGGTGGATGCCAAGGCAGCTATTGCGGGTAATGATGTGCTTTTATTTTCAGAAGACGTGCCTAAGGCCATTGAAGAGATAAAGGCAGCTATCGCAAGGGGAGAGCTTTCGCAGGAAAATATCAATCAGTCTTGCTTGAAGATTCTGAAGACCAAATATTGGTTGGGACTCAACAATTATAAAGCGGTGGAGTCTGATCGTCTGTGGTCGGGATTGAACACACAGCAAGGTATGATTTTACGACGCATGTTGATTGAAAATGCCATGACAGTGGTGAGTAATAAAGACGATTTGTTGCCATTGAAACAATTGGATACTTTACGAATTGCCTCTGTTGCAATGGGAGCCAGAAAACGCAACCGCTTTCAGGAATATTTGGGTCGCTATACCCATATCGATTTTTATCAGATTGATAAGAATGCATCTCAAAAACAATATAACACGCTTTTGAAGAATCTTGAGTCGTACAATTTGGTTATTGTGAGTAAGCACGACAGTAATTTGAGGGCATCGAAAAAATTTGGAGTGACCGATCAGACCGTTTCATTTGTGAACAGCCTTTCGAAACGCAAGAAGGTTATTTTTGATTTGTTTGCCAGTCCGTACGCACTTGACTTTTATAAAAAACTCGACCGACTGGAATCAATCATCGTGTCGTATGAAGATAATATCGAGACACAAATGGCATCCGCTCAAATTATTTTTGGAGGCATAGGAGCCAAGGGACGTTTGCCTGTTTCAGTCAATAAGGATATCCCGGAAGGAACAGGTATCGACACAAAAAAAAACAGGTTGGGGTATGCCTATGCGGAACAAACGGGTTTTGATCCTTCTCAACTTAAAAAAATAGACTCGATTGCTTTGGATGCCATTGAGCAAAAGGCAACACCCGGCTGTCAGATTTTGGTTGCGCATAAGGGACGTATTATTCTCGATAAAGCTTATGGTTATCATACTTACAAGAAGAATGTGAATGTTAAAACATCTGATCTGTATGATTTGGCATCGGTGACTAAGGTGGCGGCTTCCTTACCCATTTTAATGCAGCTGGTTGACGAAGGGAAGGTCGATATCGATGGCCAATTGGGCGATTATTTGTCTGTGGCAAAAGGAACCAATAAGGACACCCTGGTTTTGCGTAAGATTTTAGCACATGAGGCTCGCTTATTACCCTGGAAACCTTTTCATCGCGAAGCTGTGGACACCGCGCGTTTGCGCAAAGACCTGTTTAGTCGCGATTCGTCGAGAATCTACCGGGTGAAGGTTGGCAATCATCTTTTTGCGAATAAGAATTATCGCTTTCGTAAGTCCATTTTCAGTTCAAGTGCTTCAAAAGAATATCCCGTTCAGGTGGCTAATCATTTATACATCAGAGAAGGGTATAGCGATACCATCTACAAGCAAATACTGGCCACTGAATACCGTGAGACCAATGGTTATAAATACAGCGACCTGGGTTTTATCTTGCTGAAGAAATTGTTTGAAGAGCAGTTGTCTTGCAGTATGGAAAGCTATGTGAAGAAAAACATCTATCGGAAGCTCGGTGCGGGCACTTTGGGCTATCATCCCCGTCAGCGATTTAGTTTATCGAGAATTGCGCCTACTCAAAGGGATCAATTTTTCAGAAAGCAGATGATTAAAGGGTATGTTCAAGATCCTACAGCAGCCATGCTGGGGGGTGTAGCGGGTCATGCCGGAGTTTTTGGTAACGCCGAAGATTTGGCTAAGCTCATGCAAATGTATTTGCAGAAAGGAAGCTATGGCGGTGTGACTTTTTTCCAACCTGAAACCCTTGAGGCATTCAGTTCTCGTGCTTATCCTGATGGAGAAAACAGAAGAGGAATCGGTTTTGATAAGCCTTTTTTAGATCGTACAGATACCACAGGACCTACAACAACCAAGGCTTCTCCTCATAGTTTTGGACATACAGGTTTTACCGGAACCATGGTTTGGGTTGACCCGGATTACGATTTGGTTTATGTTTTTTTATCGAACCGTGTTTTTCCTGATGAGTGGAACACCAAGTTGATGAAGATGGATGTGAGAACCAAAATTCAGGAATGTCTTTATGATGCTATTGTCCCACCAGTGCTTATCAATCCGATTGAGAATATTGTGGACACTACCACAAGCTATAAGGCTGATTGA
- a CDS encoding CYTH domain-containing protein codes for MATEIERKYLIKEDLLNLPAEGNRIVQGYLWSEKGKSLRIRITKNKGFLTIKTGTNPLSRLEYEYEIPLTDAEELLSQCEKKIEKTRFIIELDGMNWEIDVFEGENKGLVMAEIELESADQKFEKPEWLGIEVTDDKRYLNVNLINQPYSLW; via the coding sequence ATGGCAACCGAAATAGAACGCAAATACCTGATAAAAGAAGATCTTCTGAATTTACCTGCTGAAGGGAATCGTATCGTTCAAGGCTACCTTTGGAGTGAGAAAGGGAAAAGTCTGCGAATTCGCATCACAAAAAACAAAGGTTTTTTAACCATCAAAACAGGAACCAATCCCCTATCGAGATTGGAGTATGAATACGAGATTCCATTGACAGACGCCGAAGAGCTTTTATCGCAATGTGAGAAAAAAATAGAGAAAACCCGATTCATTATTGAGCTTGACGGAATGAATTGGGAGATTGATGTGTTCGAGGGAGAAAATAAGGGTCTGGTAATGGCGGAAATTGAACTGGAGTCGGCAGATCAGAAATTTGAAAAACCGGAATGGTTAGGCATAGAAGTCACTGATGACAAACGCTATTTAAACGTAAACCTAATCAATCAGCCTTATAGCTTGTGGTAG
- a CDS encoding class I SAM-dependent methyltransferase has translation MMKSASEMWDQRYANETFAYGTEPNAFFKEELLKLKAGQILLPAEGEGRNAVFAAKQLWQVVAFDQSKQGRQKALELAHENQVEIEYVTAGFEDFITEKEHFDCIALIYAHVPENKRKEYHASITQYLKPGGVLILEGFSKEQLGKASGGPGKVEMLFSKENVLNDFSELETIKLQELDVDLSEGAFHQGKASVIRYIGKKKA, from the coding sequence ATGATGAAATCAGCCAGTGAAATGTGGGACCAACGTTATGCAAATGAAACGTTCGCTTATGGCACCGAACCGAATGCGTTTTTTAAGGAGGAGCTTTTGAAATTAAAAGCAGGTCAGATTTTGTTGCCAGCTGAAGGGGAAGGGCGAAATGCTGTGTTTGCGGCAAAGCAATTGTGGCAGGTCGTCGCTTTTGATCAGAGTAAACAAGGTCGACAAAAAGCTTTGGAATTAGCACATGAAAATCAGGTAGAGATTGAATATGTGACGGCAGGTTTTGAAGATTTTATCACAGAGAAAGAGCACTTTGATTGTATTGCTTTAATTTATGCGCATGTGCCGGAGAATAAGAGAAAGGAGTATCACGCTTCAATTACCCAATATCTAAAGCCAGGGGGTGTATTGATACTTGAAGGCTTTTCAAAGGAACAACTGGGGAAAGCATCGGGCGGACCGGGTAAAGTGGAAATGCTCTTTTCAAAGGAAAACGTGTTAAATGACTTCTCAGAATTGGAAACGATAAAGCTACAAGAATTGGATGTAGATCTCTCTGAAGGGGCGTTTCATCAAGGAAAGGCTTCTGTCATTCGATATATTGGAAAGAAAAAAGCATAG
- a CDS encoding 7-carboxy-7-deazaguanine synthase QueE, whose translation MMRDKYKEIFEAGTDLPLVEDFYTIQGEGYHTGKPAYFIRIGGCDIGCRWCDSKISWNPKEHRLISVEEVVRKAVESPAKSVVVTGGEPSLYNLEPLCTELKKHNIENFLETSGAYEITGEWDWICLSPKANKAPVESSYKKANELKFIIFDLEKDFALAEEHAKLVGDDCLLYLQSEWSQYVHNIKAIVEYVKNNPKWNISLQSHKFMRIP comes from the coding sequence ATGATGAGAGATAAGTACAAAGAAATATTCGAAGCCGGAACCGATTTACCCTTGGTTGAGGACTTCTATACCATACAGGGCGAGGGTTACCACACGGGTAAACCTGCCTATTTTATTCGTATTGGCGGTTGCGATATAGGCTGCCGTTGGTGTGATTCTAAAATTTCGTGGAACCCTAAAGAGCATCGTTTAATCTCGGTTGAAGAGGTTGTTCGCAAAGCGGTTGAATCGCCTGCCAAATCGGTGGTGGTAACCGGTGGTGAGCCATCGCTATACAATTTGGAGCCTTTGTGTACCGAGCTAAAGAAGCACAATATCGAGAATTTCCTGGAGACTTCAGGCGCATACGAAATCACTGGTGAGTGGGATTGGATTTGTTTATCGCCCAAAGCGAACAAAGCACCCGTTGAAAGCTCATACAAAAAAGCCAACGAATTGAAGTTTATCATTTTCGATTTGGAAAAGGATTTTGCCTTGGCTGAAGAGCACGCCAAATTGGTGGGTGACGATTGTTTGCTTTATCTGCAATCGGAATGGAGCCAATACGTTCACAACATTAAAGCCATTGTGGAGTATGTGAAGAACAATCCCAAGTGGAATATCTCCTTACAGTCGCACAAGTTTATGCGCATTCCTTAA
- a CDS encoding NAD(P)-dependent oxidoreductase, protein MKKTILIQYAIPKEGLELLSQSYHLIYPEKDCFSEDELIGHIPNCEALLSIFNQPVSKKVIEAGQKLEIISNYGVGYNNIDVAAATAKGIAVCNTPEAVCEPTAELCLSLMLSLSRRVAECNHRLRTEDDFKWGVMRNLGQTLRGKTLGIIGMGKIGKSVAQKAQAFGMKVIYNNRTQLSANEEKDLNIKFCDFDALLKTADIISLHCPLNESSHHLIGEKELAKMKHSAYLINTARGPVVDEQALTQALINKQIAGAALDVFENEPQITPQLLELDHVVLVPHIGTACIETRIEMAEEAAQNMIDHWEYGKSKNQVN, encoded by the coding sequence GTGAAGAAAACCATCCTTATTCAATATGCCATTCCCAAAGAAGGACTTGAGCTTCTCAGTCAATCCTATCATCTGATTTATCCTGAAAAGGACTGTTTCTCAGAAGATGAACTCATCGGACATATTCCCAATTGCGAAGCCTTGCTTTCCATCTTTAATCAGCCCGTGAGCAAAAAAGTAATTGAAGCTGGTCAAAAACTCGAAATCATCTCCAATTATGGCGTGGGTTACAATAATATTGATGTGGCGGCTGCCACAGCAAAGGGCATTGCAGTTTGCAACACCCCTGAGGCCGTTTGCGAGCCAACAGCGGAACTTTGTTTAAGCTTGATGCTCTCGTTGAGTCGACGTGTGGCTGAATGCAACCACAGGCTTCGTACCGAGGATGATTTTAAATGGGGCGTCATGCGCAATCTGGGGCAAACCCTTCGGGGAAAAACCTTAGGGATTATCGGTATGGGTAAAATTGGCAAATCGGTGGCTCAAAAAGCACAAGCCTTTGGCATGAAGGTGATTTACAACAATCGCACTCAACTTTCGGCAAATGAAGAAAAGGATCTGAACATCAAATTTTGCGATTTTGATGCGCTTCTAAAAACGGCTGATATCATATCCTTGCATTGTCCTTTGAACGAATCAAGCCATCATCTGATTGGAGAAAAAGAACTCGCAAAAATGAAGCATTCGGCTTATCTGATTAACACGGCTCGCGGCCCTGTTGTTGATGAACAAGCCCTGACACAAGCTTTAATAAATAAACAGATTGCCGGTGCAGCTTTGGATGTATTCGAAAATGAACCCCAAATTACACCACAGCTTTTAGAACTCGATCATGTGGTCTTGGTTCCACATATCGGCACAGCTTGCATCGAAACCCGAATTGAAATGGCTGAGGAAGCCGCACAAAATATGATTGATCATTGGGAATACGGGAAATCGAAAAATCAAGTAAATTGA